From one Streptomyces sp. NBC_01478 genomic stretch:
- a CDS encoding ATP-binding protein, with the protein MDPIDREPEEYGQDGDDTSSRQRPPREPLTPDFGQHTPALARTVQVVAGEFLLTVNPVDGSEIEACQPGQRPGRPAKFSAAERAENARAARPPAPPGLNRPELPLLERQEERERLVRLLARGRSVRLTGPSGSGRTSLLDLVAEDCLDLAPDGVIRLTGFHRTTTDLLHDLFHAVYDAPLHRPDRQELLALTGEIGAVVVLDDIEFGAAALDELLDATPECAFLIAATPEVPAPSADSAIEEVFLGGLGRAGAVEVLERAVGRVLTEEEANWAGDLYFESEGLPLRFVQAGALLRQRDELRVGTSAVEEFGVFQDAPPVDVPFDAPPLDPDAGDAVPLPSLGEAAAPAPLLASRLSPSARATLRFAVALDGEVPHQAHLPALVGDTHADAALGELAASGLVSPVGSRYRLAAGVQAQIEAAGYGDDVASGALIAALHYSWWAGHPSVTPARVCAEADALLAALVALLPATTPPGDGEESTTVHLARTAAPAFAAGLHWSAWERVLRSGAEAARLADDVSEQAYFQHELGVLALCEGELDRARAELESSIGLRGAAADKRGAVAGRRALALVADRSGFALGPGAMAGEEVPDARHEESAPPPGGTPAPFPPLQPPGETYTLVSPQASSLKSHNKARGGLRGYARRNLVAAGAGVLLAAVLGTVVTLGATSNNNADNPSDKVGVNPSASQGAGDDNLGADPAKGDDSSTGTATGRPTDPGPDGTMGTSDDPTPTGSGTPSDRPSGTSGSTTPTPSKSTSTKPASPSPSTSRPTTPTTPASPTTSAPTDTTSPSPSDTSSAPATDTSASGATSSAPMDTTSSAAPASSGASGAVI; encoded by the coding sequence ATGGACCCGATCGACCGGGAGCCCGAGGAGTACGGCCAGGACGGCGACGACACGTCGTCCCGTCAGCGCCCGCCCCGGGAACCCCTCACGCCCGACTTCGGCCAGCACACACCCGCACTCGCGCGCACCGTACAGGTGGTCGCCGGTGAGTTCCTGCTCACCGTCAACCCCGTCGACGGCAGCGAGATCGAGGCCTGCCAGCCCGGACAGCGGCCCGGTCGGCCGGCGAAGTTCAGTGCCGCCGAGCGCGCCGAGAACGCCCGCGCGGCCAGACCGCCGGCCCCGCCCGGCCTCAACCGCCCCGAACTGCCGCTCCTGGAACGCCAGGAGGAGCGCGAGCGTCTTGTACGGCTGCTCGCCCGCGGCCGTTCCGTACGGCTCACCGGCCCCTCGGGCTCCGGGCGCACCAGCCTGCTCGACCTCGTCGCCGAGGACTGCCTGGACCTCGCCCCCGACGGCGTGATCCGCCTCACCGGCTTCCACCGCACCACCACCGACCTCCTGCACGACCTCTTCCACGCCGTCTACGACGCACCCCTGCACCGGCCCGACCGGCAGGAACTGCTCGCGCTCACGGGCGAGATCGGCGCGGTCGTCGTCCTCGACGACATCGAGTTCGGTGCCGCCGCCCTCGACGAGCTCCTCGACGCGACGCCCGAGTGCGCCTTCCTGATCGCCGCGACCCCGGAGGTCCCCGCACCGTCCGCGGACTCCGCCATCGAGGAGGTCTTCCTCGGCGGCCTGGGCCGGGCCGGCGCCGTGGAGGTCCTGGAGCGCGCGGTGGGCCGCGTCCTCACCGAGGAGGAGGCCAACTGGGCGGGCGACCTCTACTTCGAGTCCGAGGGGCTGCCTCTGCGCTTCGTCCAGGCCGGCGCCCTGCTGCGCCAGCGCGACGAACTGCGCGTCGGCACCAGCGCCGTCGAGGAGTTCGGCGTCTTCCAGGACGCGCCCCCGGTCGACGTGCCCTTCGACGCCCCGCCCCTGGACCCCGACGCGGGCGACGCCGTACCCCTGCCGTCCCTCGGTGAGGCCGCCGCGCCCGCACCGCTGCTCGCCTCCCGGCTCAGCCCTTCGGCCCGCGCCACCCTGCGCTTCGCCGTCGCGCTCGACGGCGAGGTGCCGCACCAGGCGCATCTGCCCGCACTCGTCGGCGACACCCACGCGGACGCCGCCCTCGGCGAACTCGCGGCCTCCGGACTGGTCTCCCCGGTCGGCTCCCGCTACCGGCTCGCCGCCGGCGTCCAGGCCCAGATCGAGGCCGCCGGATACGGCGACGACGTCGCGTCCGGTGCCCTCATCGCCGCCCTGCACTACTCCTGGTGGGCCGGGCACCCCTCGGTCACCCCCGCGCGCGTGTGCGCCGAGGCGGACGCCCTGCTCGCCGCGCTCGTCGCCCTCCTGCCGGCGACCACCCCGCCCGGCGACGGCGAGGAGAGCACCACCGTCCACCTGGCCCGCACGGCGGCCCCCGCGTTCGCCGCCGGACTGCACTGGAGCGCCTGGGAGCGCGTGCTGCGTTCCGGCGCCGAGGCCGCCCGGCTCGCCGACGATGTGAGTGAACAGGCCTATTTCCAGCACGAGTTGGGGGTCCTCGCGCTCTGCGAGGGTGAACTCGACCGGGCCCGGGCCGAGTTGGAGTCCTCCATCGGCCTGCGCGGCGCCGCCGCCGACAAGCGCGGCGCCGTCGCCGGGCGCCGGGCCCTCGCCCTGGTCGCCGACCGCTCCGGCTTCGCGCTCGGCCCCGGCGCCATGGCCGGCGAGGAGGTGCCCGACGCGCGCCACGAGGAGTCGGCCCCGCCGCCAGGCGGCACACCGGCGCCCTTCCCGCCGCTCCAGCCGCCCGGCGAGACCTACACCCTCGTCTCCCCCCAGGCCTCGTCCCTGAAGTCCCACAACAAGGCCCGGGGCGGCCTGCGCGGCTATGCCCGGCGCAACCTCGTCGCGGCCGGCGCGGGCGTCCTGCTCGCCGCCGTCCTCGGCACGGTCGTCACCCTCGGCGCCACGTCCAACAACAACGCCGACAACCCCTCCGACAAGGTCGGCGTCAACCCGTCCGCGAGCCAGGGCGCCGGCGACGACAACCTCGGCGCGGACCCCGCGAAGGGCGACGACAGCAGCACCGGCACGGCCACCGGCCGCCCGACCGACCCGGGCCCGGACGGCACGATGGGCACGTCGGACGATCCGACACCGACGGGCAGCGGGACGCCTTCGGACCGGCCGAGCGGGACGAGCGGGTCGACCACACCGACGCCGTCCAAGTCCACGTCGACGAAGCCTGCTTCGCCGAGCCCGTCCACGTCGAGGCCGACGACACCGACCACCCCGGCCTCGCCGACCACCTCCGCACCGACGGACACCACGTCACCGTCACCGTCGGACACGTCCAGCGCCCCGGCCACCGACACCTCCGCGAGCGGCGCGACCTCCAGCGCCCCCATGGACACGACCAGTTCGGCCGCGCCCGCGAGCAGCGGCGCTTCGGGTGCCGTCATCTGA
- a CDS encoding ABC transporter permease, with product MSTPQTPMPPAAAPNWQAANGPSYGGYTSPIPVVRTHLGHALASEWTKIKSVRSTIWTLGVFVVLVLGIGLLAAVVVSNSSSEMNGETSLSLGFFGLLLGLMCIITLGVLTTSSEYGTGMIRTTMTACPSRVRVLAAKSIVFFAVAFVVTLVATTFVAFVDVSLLKDNGAKDPSGGEWLKGTVGVSLYVALLGLLSLIVGSIIRHSAGAITVMIGAVLAPLVVALFMLSQSLEDVRQALFEYSIPNQLSVFYSNSLSESGPSGWDPLWIILGVTALAFAGAAALLEQRDV from the coding sequence ATGAGTACGCCTCAGACCCCGATGCCGCCGGCAGCCGCGCCCAACTGGCAAGCGGCGAACGGTCCTTCGTACGGTGGGTACACCTCGCCGATCCCGGTGGTGCGCACGCATCTCGGGCACGCGCTCGCCTCCGAGTGGACGAAGATCAAGTCGGTACGTTCGACGATCTGGACGCTCGGGGTGTTCGTGGTCCTGGTGCTCGGCATCGGCCTGCTCGCCGCCGTCGTGGTCAGTAACTCCTCGTCCGAGATGAACGGCGAGACCTCGCTCTCCCTGGGCTTCTTCGGACTGCTGCTCGGCCTCATGTGCATCATCACGCTCGGCGTGCTGACCACGTCCTCCGAGTACGGCACCGGCATGATCCGCACGACGATGACGGCGTGCCCGAGCCGGGTCCGCGTCCTCGCGGCGAAGTCGATCGTGTTCTTCGCGGTCGCCTTCGTGGTCACGCTGGTGGCCACGACGTTCGTCGCCTTCGTGGACGTCTCACTGCTGAAGGACAACGGCGCCAAGGACCCGTCCGGCGGCGAATGGCTGAAGGGGACCGTCGGGGTCTCCCTCTACGTCGCGCTGCTCGGGCTGCTCTCGCTGATCGTCGGCTCGATCATCCGGCACTCGGCGGGCGCGATCACCGTCATGATCGGTGCCGTGCTCGCGCCGCTGGTCGTCGCCCTGTTCATGCTCTCGCAGTCCCTGGAGGACGTGCGCCAGGCGCTGTTCGAGTACTCGATCCCGAACCAGTTGAGCGTCTTCTACTCCAACTCCCTGAGCGAGTCCGGCCCTTCGGGCTGGGATCCGCTGTGGATCATCCTGGGTGTGACGGCCCTGGCGTTCGCGGGCGCGGCCGCACTGCTGGAGCAGCGGGACGTGTGA
- the nucS gene encoding endonuclease NucS — protein MRLVIARCSVDYAGRLTAHLPSAPRLILVKADGSVSIHADDRAYKPLNWMSPPCTLKEGSGAPDDPADIWTVTNKAGEKLIITMEEILHDSSHELGVDPGLIKDGVEAHLQELLADRIDTLGEGYTLIRREYMTAIGPVDILCRDGEGQTVAIEIKRRGEIDGVEQLTRYLELLNRDPHLAPVRGIFAAQEIKPQARVLATDRGIGCTVLDYNALRGIEDDKLRLF, from the coding sequence ATGCGTCTCGTCATTGCCCGGTGTTCCGTGGACTACGCGGGCCGGCTCACCGCCCACCTCCCCTCCGCCCCCCGTCTGATCCTGGTGAAGGCGGACGGCAGCGTCTCGATCCACGCGGACGACCGGGCCTACAAGCCCCTCAACTGGATGTCGCCGCCCTGCACGTTGAAGGAGGGTTCGGGGGCTCCCGACGATCCCGCGGACATCTGGACCGTCACCAACAAGGCGGGCGAGAAGCTCATCATCACGATGGAGGAGATCCTCCACGACTCCTCGCACGAACTCGGCGTGGACCCCGGCCTGATCAAGGACGGCGTGGAAGCGCACCTCCAGGAGCTGCTCGCCGACCGCATCGACACCCTCGGCGAGGGCTACACGCTGATCCGCCGCGAGTACATGACGGCCATCGGCCCGGTCGACATCCTGTGCCGGGACGGCGAGGGCCAGACCGTCGCGATCGAGATCAAGCGGCGCGGCGAGATCGACGGCGTGGAGCAACTCACGCGCTACCTGGAGCTGTTGAACCGCGATCCCCATCTCGCCCCGGTCCGCGGCATCTTCGCCGCCCAGGAGATCAAGCCCCAGGCCCGCGTCCTCGCCACCGACCGCGGCATCGGCTGCACGGTCCTGGACTACAACGCCCTGCGCGGCATCGAGGACGACAAGCTGCGCCTGTTCTGA
- a CDS encoding ATP/GTP-binding protein, translating to MSPRRNRPKESGSSGQSADDDRSGRYGGWQSTEHWQGEEWSVRHVAGASAEGKTYRCPGCDQQIPSGVPHVVAWPEHSGVDERRHWHKACWNAKDRRTTRVQRSRNAPKF from the coding sequence GTGTCCCCGCGTCGCAACCGACCCAAGGAGTCCGGTTCCTCCGGCCAGAGCGCCGACGACGACCGCTCCGGCCGCTACGGCGGCTGGCAGTCCACGGAGCACTGGCAGGGCGAGGAGTGGAGCGTGCGCCATGTCGCCGGGGCGAGCGCGGAAGGCAAGACGTACCGCTGCCCCGGCTGTGACCAGCAGATCCCCTCCGGTGTCCCGCACGTCGTGGCCTGGCCGGAGCACTCCGGCGTGGACGAGCGCCGGCACTGGCACAAGGCCTGCTGGAACGCGAAGGACCGCCGCACCACACGGGTGCAGCGGTCCAGGAACGCGCCGAAGTTCTAG
- a CDS encoding SCO5389 family protein, protein MSLDVSPALLEKAERGEVDEAEFVDCVRTSLPYAWEMISSLVAQLKVDGGAFADNQTPPPDEQARGQLLRALASDAIRGALQRHFGVRLAFQNCHRVAVFPLDGSVDETLTRFTSVRSQLLNQSPEFRDC, encoded by the coding sequence ATGTCGCTCGACGTCTCACCGGCCCTACTCGAAAAGGCCGAGCGAGGCGAGGTCGACGAAGCTGAATTCGTCGACTGCGTCCGGACCTCCCTGCCTTACGCATGGGAGATGATCAGCTCCCTGGTGGCTCAGCTGAAGGTCGACGGCGGTGCGTTCGCCGACAACCAGACGCCGCCGCCGGACGAGCAGGCACGCGGTCAGTTGCTGCGTGCGCTCGCGAGTGACGCGATACGCGGCGCGCTGCAGCGGCACTTCGGTGTGCGGCTGGCCTTCCAGAACTGCCATCGGGTGGCGGTGTTCCCGCTGGACGGCTCGGTCGACGAAACGCTGACCCGCTTCACCTCGGTGCGCAGTCAACTGCTGAACCAGTCCCCGGAGTTCAGGGACTGCTGA
- a CDS encoding LLM class flavin-dependent oxidoreductase, which produces MRVGSFVLAAQFPGQGQGEALHRAVRSVEIAEEAGLDTAWLAEHHFVPYGTCPSAITLAALLLGRTRRIRVGTAISVLPTVHPVALGEQAALLHVTSGGRFSLGVGRGGPWVDLEVFGAGLAAYERGFPESLDLLMRWLREPSVAGTGDRFAFREVPVVPRPSEALSDAPGPEVVVACTSPASVRLAAERGLPMLLGMHVGDEEKAEMVSLWRQSARAAGRPAAEIRGAAHVSAGVCQIADKRADAVEALVKAMPGWLRQGLDAHVTVDDRERRMRDPLAYTELLCGLHPVGTPRLCADRLAATSERTGISRFALLVEGSGDLAATEENVRRLGAEVLPHLG; this is translated from the coding sequence ATGCGCGTCGGAAGTTTTGTGTTGGCGGCCCAGTTCCCGGGCCAGGGCCAGGGGGAGGCCCTGCACCGCGCGGTCCGCTCGGTGGAGATCGCGGAGGAAGCCGGTCTCGACACGGCCTGGCTGGCCGAGCACCACTTCGTGCCCTACGGCACCTGCCCGTCCGCGATCACCCTGGCCGCGTTACTGCTGGGCCGCACCCGGCGCATCCGCGTCGGCACCGCGATCAGCGTGCTGCCCACCGTCCACCCGGTCGCCCTCGGCGAGCAGGCCGCGCTGCTGCATGTGACGAGCGGCGGGCGCTTCTCGCTGGGCGTGGGCCGCGGCGGACCGTGGGTCGACCTGGAGGTCTTCGGCGCGGGCCTCGCCGCATACGAACGAGGGTTCCCGGAATCGCTCGATCTGTTGATGCGCTGGCTGCGCGAGCCGTCGGTCGCGGGCACCGGGGACCGCTTCGCGTTCCGTGAAGTCCCGGTCGTACCAAGGCCGTCGGAGGCGCTGTCGGACGCGCCGGGCCCCGAGGTCGTCGTCGCCTGCACCTCGCCCGCGAGTGTGCGGCTGGCGGCCGAGCGGGGTCTGCCGATGCTGCTGGGCATGCATGTCGGGGACGAGGAGAAGGCCGAGATGGTCTCCCTGTGGCGGCAGTCGGCGCGGGCGGCGGGGCGGCCGGCGGCGGAGATCCGGGGCGCGGCCCATGTGTCGGCCGGCGTCTGCCAGATCGCGGACAAGCGTGCGGATGCCGTGGAGGCGCTGGTGAAGGCGATGCCGGGCTGGCTCAGGCAGGGGCTCGACGCGCATGTCACCGTGGACGACCGCGAGCGCCGGATGCGCGACCCGCTCGCGTACACCGAACTGCTGTGCGGACTGCACCCGGTGGGCACCCCGCGGCTGTGCGCCGACCGGCTCGCGGCGACCTCCGAGCGGACCGGCATCTCCCGCTTCGCGCTGCTCGTCGAGGGGTCCGGGGACCTCGCGGCGACCGAGGAGAACGTACGGCGGCTCGGAGCCGAGGTGCTCCCCCACCTCGGCTGA